The proteins below come from a single Chryseobacterium bernardetii genomic window:
- a CDS encoding TonB-dependent receptor, whose amino-acid sequence MSIILKKRLLIALVLPTAALYYGQSTKDSLEKSKSIDEVMLVGRNLSQTAKERKTPVAVSNIKAAEIQEKLGNREFPEIMKSTPSVYVTKVGGGFGDSRINMRGFDGANIAVIINGQPVNDMQGGTVYWSNWTGLADIASSIQIQRGLGASKFVVPSVGGTINIVTKATDSEQKAMIKAEAGNDNYSRLSAMYSSGLKNKWGTTVLLSRWQGDGYINGTKGEGYSWFFSTGFKPNEKHAFNFIATGAPQVHDTRRSSATGANVATLQQFETYGRRYNPQTGMLNGSQFNLAPNFYHKPIASLNWDWNINDNLKLSTVVYGSWGRGGGGTGLNGSIKNAKGDIMNFTNSGPGGDGTINWDMIYRYNRGGAVTDYNGNIFQKSGFVAPAGSPTDYNGQNVATLNGTSGIIRKQSINAHDWYGVIADLNYKKNNWTFNGGIDLKTYKGALYDITTDLLGSDALFVKSSVNNPNGYYIDRTVKPEPLTKTGNTQKISIHNEGLVKWAGVYGMVEYSSEKLSASVQGSVSEQYYKRRDYMLYTPGNQDTKWYHKTGYIVKGGANYNIDDHHNVFFNAGVISRQPLFNALFPSNQNIYNDAKNERIFSLELGYGFKFRYIDVNINAYRTQWDDRFISRTFNAGAADVAKFSQLKLGNAYFYNALNVGQLHQGVELEAKARPFANLRLRGMVSFGNWKYKGNANFNILDVQSNQEVTGATGTINIKDLKVGDAAQTTASLGVDYNITKAFSIDANWEYYDKLYAQFNPINFLTEADRERGIVKLPSYNLFDVGASYKFEIGQKKSLTLRANVYNLFNKYYISELSSNIHATDKISAGPDAGKTYQEAGRVYQGVADANTGFLGFGRTWSVAATFRF is encoded by the coding sequence ATGAGCATTATTTTAAAAAAGCGACTTCTTATTGCGCTTGTATTGCCAACGGCCGCCTTATATTATGGGCAGAGTACGAAGGATTCTTTAGAAAAATCTAAATCTATTGATGAGGTGATGTTGGTAGGTAGAAACCTTTCCCAAACAGCCAAAGAGAGAAAAACACCTGTTGCAGTTTCCAATATTAAGGCAGCTGAAATTCAGGAGAAACTGGGAAACAGAGAATTCCCTGAAATTATGAAGTCTACTCCATCCGTTTACGTTACCAAAGTAGGTGGCGGATTTGGAGATAGCAGAATTAACATGAGAGGTTTTGATGGTGCCAATATTGCGGTGATCATCAACGGACAGCCTGTTAATGATATGCAGGGAGGTACCGTATACTGGTCTAACTGGACCGGATTAGCAGATATTGCCAGCTCTATCCAGATCCAGAGAGGTTTAGGAGCTTCTAAATTTGTAGTTCCTTCTGTGGGGGGAACCATCAATATTGTTACAAAAGCTACCGACTCTGAGCAAAAAGCAATGATTAAGGCTGAAGCTGGTAACGATAACTACTCAAGACTTTCAGCAATGTACTCTTCCGGGCTGAAAAATAAATGGGGAACTACTGTATTGCTTTCCCGTTGGCAAGGTGATGGTTATATCAATGGAACTAAAGGTGAAGGATATTCCTGGTTTTTCTCAACAGGATTTAAACCGAATGAAAAGCACGCATTCAACTTCATTGCAACGGGAGCACCACAGGTACATGACACCAGAAGATCTTCGGCAACCGGTGCTAATGTAGCGACTTTGCAACAGTTTGAAACGTATGGAAGAAGATACAATCCACAAACAGGAATGCTGAATGGTTCTCAATTCAATTTAGCCCCTAACTTCTATCACAAACCAATTGCTTCATTAAACTGGGACTGGAATATTAATGACAACCTGAAATTATCTACCGTGGTTTACGGATCCTGGGGACGTGGCGGTGGTGGTACCGGACTTAACGGTTCTATTAAAAATGCCAAAGGAGACATCATGAACTTCACAAATTCTGGTCCTGGAGGAGATGGTACTATTAACTGGGATATGATATACCGCTATAACAGAGGAGGTGCAGTAACCGATTATAACGGAAATATTTTTCAGAAATCAGGTTTTGTTGCCCCTGCAGGTTCTCCTACCGATTATAATGGACAAAATGTAGCTACTTTAAATGGAACCAGTGGTATTATCAGAAAGCAAAGTATTAATGCTCATGACTGGTACGGAGTAATTGCTGACCTTAATTACAAAAAAAATAACTGGACTTTTAACGGAGGAATTGACCTTAAGACTTACAAAGGAGCTCTTTACGATATTACTACTGATCTATTAGGATCTGATGCTTTATTTGTTAAAAGCTCAGTAAATAATCCAAACGGTTATTATATTGACCGTACAGTAAAGCCTGAACCATTAACAAAGACAGGAAATACTCAAAAGATATCTATTCACAACGAAGGTCTTGTAAAGTGGGCCGGTGTATACGGAATGGTTGAATACAGCTCTGAAAAACTGAGTGCATCTGTTCAGGGATCAGTTTCTGAGCAGTATTACAAGAGAAGAGATTATATGCTGTACACTCCTGGAAACCAGGACACCAAATGGTACCATAAAACAGGTTACATCGTAAAAGGAGGAGCTAACTACAATATTGATGATCATCATAATGTATTTTTCAATGCAGGAGTTATTTCAAGGCAGCCATTATTTAATGCCTTATTCCCTTCCAACCAGAATATTTACAATGATGCGAAGAATGAAAGAATTTTCTCTTTAGAACTGGGATATGGTTTCAAATTCCGTTATATAGATGTTAATATCAATGCGTACAGAACACAGTGGGATGACAGGTTCATTTCCAGAACATTCAATGCAGGCGCAGCAGATGTTGCTAAATTCTCTCAGCTAAAGCTTGGAAATGCTTATTTCTACAATGCCCTGAATGTTGGACAGCTTCACCAGGGTGTGGAATTGGAAGCGAAAGCAAGACCTTTTGCTAACCTTAGATTAAGAGGAATGGTTTCATTTGGAAACTGGAAATACAAAGGAAATGCAAACTTTAATATTCTTGATGTTCAAAGCAACCAGGAAGTTACCGGAGCAACTGGAACAATCAATATTAAGGATCTGAAAGTTGGTGATGCTGCACAAACAACAGCAAGCTTAGGAGTTGACTATAACATTACCAAAGCTTTCAGTATTGATGCTAACTGGGAATATTATGACAAATTATATGCACAGTTCAACCCTATTAACTTCCTTACAGAAGCTGACAGAGAAAGAGGAATTGTAAAATTACCAAGCTATAATTTATTTGACGTAGGAGCTAGTTACAAATTTGAAATAGGCCAGAAAAAATCTTTAACATTAAGAGCGAATGTTTACAACTTATTCAACAAATATTATATTTCTGAATTAAGTTCTAATATTCACGCTACTGATAAGATTAGTGCTGGTCCGGATGCTGGAAAAACATACCAGGAAGCTGGTAGAGTTTACCAGGGTGTTGCAGATGCCAATACTGGTTTCCTAGGATTCGGAAGAACGTGGTCTGTGGCGGCTACTTTCAGATTCTAA